The Procambarus clarkii isolate CNS0578487 chromosome 7, FALCON_Pclarkii_2.0, whole genome shotgun sequence genome window below encodes:
- the LOC138357546 gene encoding uncharacterized protein, translated as MSNDDDDDGDNDGDEDDEYVDEDNDIDGEQGILISFAGDTEEDEEEEEEEEDKQEKEEEEEEEEAKKRKRRRKKWERRVNRYIALPSRAYILFPLKSVMNMHHIPLMKSQGRMLPRVQEDPNERLRLLQEQQRRLRFFQLDFYARRTAKLRTIKRRLKGV; from the exons atgagtaatgatgatgatgatgatggtgacaaTGATGGTGACGAAGATGATGAATATGTTGATGAAGATAATGACATTGATG GAGAACAAGGAATATTAATAAGTTTTGCAGGAGACACGGAggaagatgaggaggaggaggaggaggaggaggacaagcaggagaaggaggaggaggaggaggaggaggaggccaagaagaggaagagaagaagaaaAAAATGGGAAAGGAGAGTTAACAG ATATATTGCTTTGCCGTCCCGGGCTTACATTCTCTTTCCTCTAAAAAGTGTCATGAACATGCATCACATTCCTCTCATGAAGTCGCAAGGAAG GATGCTACCGAGGGTGCAGGAGGATCCGAACGAGCGACTTCGACTTCTTCAAGAACAACAAAGGCGACTACGTTTCTTCCAATTGGATTTTTACGCTCGAAGAACGGCAAAGTTAAGAACGATTAAGAGACGTTTGAAGGGTGTTTGA